A region of Pleionea litopenaei DNA encodes the following proteins:
- a CDS encoding YajQ family cyclic di-GMP-binding protein: MPSFDIITEIEATEIRNAVENSNRELDTRYDFKNVEAKFEFKDDSVKVVCESDFQVQQMMEILRNNCTKRKIDPRSLKSGDIQHVGKSYFKEVSFIQGIDKDVAKKLVKLIKDSKIKVQPSIQGDKVRVTGKKRDDLQAAMAVVREAELDQPFQFDNFRD; encoded by the coding sequence ATGCCCTCTTTCGATATAATCACTGAAATCGAAGCTACTGAAATTCGTAATGCGGTTGAAAACTCAAATAGAGAACTTGATACGCGATACGATTTTAAAAATGTCGAGGCAAAATTTGAATTCAAAGACGACTCGGTCAAAGTCGTGTGTGAAAGCGACTTTCAAGTACAACAAATGATGGAAATTTTAAGAAATAATTGTACCAAACGAAAAATCGACCCACGCAGTTTAAAAAGTGGCGATATTCAACATGTAGGCAAATCTTATTTCAAAGAAGTCTCTTTTATTCAAGGCATTGATAAAGACGTGGCCAAAAAGCTCGTCAAACTCATCAAAGACTCAAAAATTAAAGTACAGCCTTCCATTCAAGGCGACAAAGTTCGCGTCACGGGAAAGAAACGCGACGATTTACAAGCCGCCATGGCGGTGGTGCGTGAAGCCGAGCTGGACCAACCTTTCCAATTTGACAACTTTCGTGACTAG
- a CDS encoding DUF885 domain-containing protein: MLGRKSVAPLAMVMAGLILTACGDSDSDKTDAQQAAKSSEAQASAATVPTVSNEQLPQLYAQAKQVLFEHRPLSATLYGLQQEDTGYYHNNQLESFTPEAEQQLREKLRKLSMDIKQASSEGMSPEQRDDQRVMANIIRYYAGHQDFPVGYIDVWMGLSPFIVNQINGPLIDTPRTMQSDQAITDEQQALDYIARLANFDEFVGSVEAKFKADIARDWVPPKVVLKGAVRYFDNFLAPVPSEHPLVENFIAKVSRIESIPQDKRDALIAEAKRQVEEVVYPAYQSIAELTRKQLDSARDDAGIWAQPNGAAYYQDAIQQLGDSELSAEVIHQKGLDEVARISKEMDAILRPLGYKKGSVGARMAQLNEESRFLYEDSEQGRAQLLADLNGYIAEINEKMAPLFRTKPPYEVEVRAFPKDIQDGAPGGQYTPPAVDGSKPGIYWINLRDMKANPKFSLKTLTYHEANPGHHWQVALNLAQDDLPFLRRIAPYNAYVEGWALYSELVAKEIGLYEQDPFSDLGRLQAELFRAVRLVVDTGLHHKRWTREQAIEYMAETTGTARSDVVAEIERYMAWPGQALGYKMGMLKILELRDQAKKELGDKFDLAEFHDLVLLGGAVPMLVLEDKVQRWVAEKSQ; encoded by the coding sequence ATGTTAGGAAGAAAATCGGTTGCCCCGTTAGCCATGGTCATGGCGGGTTTAATTCTAACCGCTTGTGGCGACTCTGATTCCGATAAAACAGATGCACAGCAAGCAGCGAAATCGTCGGAGGCTCAGGCCTCGGCTGCGACAGTGCCGACAGTTTCCAACGAACAATTACCTCAGTTATACGCGCAAGCAAAACAAGTATTGTTTGAGCACCGTCCTTTGTCAGCAACTCTGTATGGGTTGCAACAAGAAGACACCGGGTATTACCACAATAATCAGCTAGAGAGCTTTACTCCAGAGGCTGAGCAGCAGTTACGTGAAAAATTACGAAAGCTGTCGATGGATATCAAGCAGGCAAGTAGCGAGGGTATGTCACCCGAGCAACGTGATGATCAGCGAGTGATGGCGAATATCATTCGTTACTACGCGGGACATCAAGATTTTCCAGTAGGTTACATTGATGTTTGGATGGGGCTGTCCCCTTTTATTGTTAACCAAATCAATGGTCCTCTAATCGATACGCCAAGAACCATGCAAAGTGATCAAGCGATCACCGACGAGCAACAAGCACTTGATTACATTGCACGATTAGCCAATTTTGATGAGTTTGTTGGGAGTGTTGAAGCGAAATTTAAAGCGGATATTGCGAGAGACTGGGTTCCGCCTAAAGTTGTTTTGAAAGGCGCGGTTCGCTACTTCGATAACTTTTTAGCACCGGTACCCTCGGAGCATCCATTGGTAGAAAATTTTATCGCCAAAGTTAGTCGCATTGAATCGATTCCTCAAGACAAGCGCGACGCGTTGATTGCCGAAGCCAAGCGACAAGTCGAAGAGGTGGTTTATCCTGCCTATCAGTCCATCGCCGAACTCACGCGGAAGCAACTTGATAGCGCGCGAGACGACGCTGGTATTTGGGCGCAGCCGAATGGAGCTGCTTACTACCAAGATGCTATTCAACAACTGGGTGACAGTGAATTGAGCGCCGAAGTGATTCACCAGAAAGGGCTCGACGAAGTCGCTCGTATCAGTAAAGAAATGGATGCAATTTTACGTCCTCTCGGCTACAAGAAAGGCAGTGTCGGTGCTCGAATGGCCCAGTTGAATGAAGAGTCGCGATTTTTATACGAAGACTCTGAACAAGGGCGTGCTCAATTACTCGCTGATTTGAATGGCTACATCGCCGAAATCAACGAAAAAATGGCGCCATTATTCCGTACCAAACCACCCTACGAAGTAGAGGTTCGAGCGTTTCCTAAAGACATCCAAGACGGTGCTCCTGGCGGACAATACACTCCCCCAGCGGTTGATGGCTCAAAACCAGGCATCTATTGGATCAACTTGCGAGATATGAAAGCCAATCCAAAATTCAGCTTGAAAACGCTCACTTACCATGAAGCGAACCCTGGCCATCATTGGCAAGTGGCACTCAACCTAGCGCAAGACGATCTCCCATTTTTACGTCGAATCGCTCCGTACAATGCTTATGTTGAAGGTTGGGCATTGTACTCCGAGTTGGTAGCGAAAGAGATTGGTTTGTATGAGCAAGATCCGTTTAGTGACTTAGGACGATTACAAGCAGAGCTGTTTCGAGCCGTGCGCTTAGTTGTTGATACTGGCTTGCATCACAAACGTTGGACTCGTGAACAAGCCATTGAATACATGGCAGAAACAACCGGCACCGCCCGTTCAGATGTGGTTGCCGAGATTGAGCGCTACATGGCTTGGCCGGGACAAGCGCTGGGTTACAAAATGGGCATGTTAAAAATTCTTGAACTTCGCGATCAGGCTAAGAAAGAGTTAGGAGACAAGTTCGATTTGGCTGAGTTTCATGACTTAGTATTACTAGGCGGCGCGGTACCTATGTTGGTACTTGAAGATAAAGTGCAACGCTGGGTGGCTGAGAAAAGCCAATAA
- the rimK gene encoding 30S ribosomal protein S6--L-glutamate ligase, which translates to MRIAILSRNEKLYSTRRLKEAGEALGHTVDIIDTLHCYMDITSSRPAVRYYGEALPKYDAIIPRIGASVTFYGTAVVRQFEMMGTFSINESVAISRSRDKLRSLQLLSRKGIGLPRTGFARYPDKIDDLLKNVGGAPVVIKLLEGTQGIGVVLAETRKAAESIIEAFMGLKANILVQEYIKEAGGADIRCLVIGDKVVAAMKRQAAPGEFRSNLHRGGSAELIKLTPTERKTAVQAARAMGLNVCGVDILRANSGPVVMEVNSSPGLEGIETATGKDVAKLIFEFIEKSAKPNSTRTKGKG; encoded by the coding sequence ATGCGAATTGCTATTTTATCGCGCAATGAAAAACTCTACTCCACACGACGTTTGAAAGAAGCCGGTGAAGCGCTCGGACATACGGTAGACATCATTGACACATTGCACTGCTACATGGATATAACCAGTAGCCGACCCGCCGTGCGCTATTACGGTGAAGCTTTACCGAAATACGACGCAATCATTCCGCGTATTGGCGCATCAGTAACCTTTTACGGCACGGCCGTGGTACGCCAATTTGAAATGATGGGAACCTTCTCCATCAATGAATCGGTGGCCATCAGTCGTTCACGAGACAAATTGCGCTCTTTGCAGCTGTTGTCTCGCAAGGGGATTGGCTTGCCTCGAACAGGCTTTGCTCGCTACCCTGACAAAATTGACGACTTATTAAAAAATGTCGGTGGAGCACCTGTGGTGATTAAATTACTCGAAGGTACTCAAGGTATCGGCGTCGTACTCGCTGAAACTCGAAAAGCGGCCGAGAGTATTATCGAAGCCTTTATGGGATTGAAAGCGAATATTCTCGTTCAAGAGTACATTAAAGAAGCCGGAGGTGCTGATATACGCTGTCTGGTCATCGGAGATAAAGTCGTCGCGGCCATGAAGCGTCAAGCGGCACCAGGAGAGTTCCGCTCCAACCTACACCGAGGAGGCAGCGCAGAGCTCATCAAGTTGACGCCAACTGAGCGAAAAACCGCAGTTCAAGCAGCACGAGCCATGGGATTGAATGTCTGTGGTGTCGATATTTTACGTGCCAATAGTGGTCCCGTGGTTATGGAAGTCAACTCATCCCCTGGCTTAGAAGGGATAGAAACGGCTACAGGCAAAGACGTGGCCAAGTTAATTTTCGAGTTCATCGAAAAGTCAGCGAAACCAAACAGCACCCGAACGAAAGGGAAAGGTTAG